In Humulus lupulus chromosome 7, drHumLupu1.1, whole genome shotgun sequence, the following are encoded in one genomic region:
- the LOC133789353 gene encoding uncharacterized protein LOC133789353 — protein MVKQKANYDAKKDAKVQQESKYSMYGYAPALQYWAYEAIQQLAVELVVSSGNMFPRMLSWSHRKNKDFTKSVIAPILLKKNLIVLPMLKPRPAEKDYYLSLTEGDLPLYPGLGQDPSETDEEEDATFEKMAEKVSQAAEAAKIFVDAAPGEEVAGPTPPIPPASASAPASVSAPTPTPPPASASAPELADLIERLDRVEGRQETLLKNQSVILDVLSQNLTFVKEKPRGSNEDSESESLDLPLDYVDDPTTPPTIIVTPRGKDLALLQLHQQTRLHKRLHMCWTLSRSQIPNSIGQCASGFLETCPTRPRGM, from the exons atggtgaagcaaaaggccaactatgatgccaagaaggatgccaaggtgcagcaagagtccaaatacagtatgtatggttatgcccccgccttacagtactgggcatatgaggctatccaacagcttgcggtggagcttgttgtgagctcgggaaacatgttcccgaggatgcttagctggtcGCATCGgaagaacaaggatttcaccaagtctgtcatcgcaccgatattattgaagaagaat ttaattgttcttccgatgttgaagcctcggccagcagaaaaagactattacttgtctttgactgagggagatcttcccctttatcctgggcttggccaggatccctcggagactgatgaggaggaggatgcgacttttgagaaaatggcagagaaagtttctcaggctgccgaggcagccaagatatttgttgatgctgccccgggggaggaggttgcaggtcccacccctcctattcccccagcctcagcctcagccccagcctcagtgtcagccccaacaccaaccccaccaccagcctcagcctcagcccctgagctggccgacttgattgagcggttggacagagtcgagggtcgacaggagaccctcttgaagaaccagtcagtgatcttggacgtaCTCAGTCAGAACCTGACATTTGttaaggagaaaccgagggggtccaatgaagattcagagtcagagtcattggatcttccgctagactatgttgatgatccaacgacgccccctaccatcattgtgacaccacgaggaaaagacctcgcactgcTGCAGCTGCACCAGCAGACGAGGCTACACAAGAGGCTACACAtgtgctggaccctctcaagaagccagatcccaaacagtataggacaatgtgcaagtggcttcttggagacatgcccaacaagaccccgcgggatgtaa